The Methanobacterium lacus genome includes a region encoding these proteins:
- a CDS encoding ABC-ATPase domain-containing protein, protein MKNYKQLQKLFGMIDGRGYKNYNEIKGIYKFDFFTLEILHVQRDPFASPSLIRILMDEVTFPRELLSNHGRKIAVADYIGRVFNKSIKKQVQGKTGSGKSGVISIDSGGPEILERTSVSIDESSLEIRLSVGLPAKGRRILGKEAKKLFLEILPRIITESCIHDHVDAEDLREHVFINEDSDFIRNELKKRGIVAFILDGSVLPRMSGISEEPLEGAVKFKTPESLLISIETPNHGTLTGMGIPEGVTLVVGGGYHGKSTLLNAIERGIYNHRYGDGREMVVTDPNAVKIRAEDGRRIEGVDISSFIHDPPLNKDTSKFSSENASGSTSQAANIMEAIEVGADLLLFDEDTSATNFMIRDERMQKLVSKDKEPITPFIDRVKELRNEHGISTIMVMGGSGDYFEVADTVIMMDNYVPHDVTELAMDVRKEIPINRKIETSSKFGYKKRCPLSGCLKPFKGKRLKLDARGKTMITFGNELVELSHVEQIVDTSQTRAIAYAMNYISPKYLNGEMSMENIMKELKKDIETNGLDYLAPSGRKYPNNLSKPRIFEIAAALNRIRTFKVRSCQ, encoded by the coding sequence ATGAAAAATTACAAACAACTTCAGAAGCTATTTGGAATGATAGATGGAAGGGGATACAAGAACTACAATGAAATTAAGGGAATTTATAAATTCGATTTTTTCACCCTTGAAATTCTTCATGTTCAACGGGATCCCTTTGCATCACCTTCGTTAATAAGAATTTTAATGGATGAAGTAACCTTTCCAAGGGAACTTCTATCAAATCATGGTAGAAAAATAGCGGTAGCAGATTATATTGGCCGTGTTTTCAATAAATCCATCAAAAAACAGGTTCAAGGCAAAACAGGTAGTGGAAAAAGTGGAGTGATATCCATAGATTCTGGAGGTCCAGAGATCCTCGAGAGAACCAGTGTCTCCATAGATGAATCATCCCTTGAAATCAGATTATCAGTGGGCCTTCCAGCCAAGGGAAGAAGAATACTTGGAAAGGAAGCTAAAAAACTGTTCTTAGAAATTCTGCCACGAATAATCACGGAATCCTGCATCCACGATCATGTTGATGCCGAGGATCTGAGGGAACATGTCTTCATAAATGAGGATTCAGACTTCATCAGAAATGAACTGAAAAAAAGAGGTATTGTGGCATTTATATTGGATGGATCAGTACTTCCCAGAATGAGTGGGATTTCAGAAGAACCATTGGAAGGAGCTGTAAAATTTAAAACTCCGGAATCACTTCTCATCAGCATAGAAACACCAAACCATGGCACTTTAACTGGTATGGGAATTCCCGAAGGTGTGACCTTGGTGGTTGGTGGAGGTTATCATGGTAAGTCCACACTACTAAATGCAATTGAAAGGGGTATTTACAACCACAGATATGGGGATGGAAGGGAGATGGTTGTAACAGATCCAAATGCTGTGAAGATTCGTGCAGAAGATGGAAGGAGAATAGAGGGTGTTGATATAAGTTCGTTTATTCACGACCCTCCATTGAACAAGGACACCTCAAAATTTTCATCTGAAAATGCATCAGGATCAACCAGTCAAGCAGCAAATATCATGGAGGCCATCGAAGTGGGAGCAGATCTACTGCTCTTTGATGAGGACACCTCTGCAACCAACTTCATGATAAGGGATGAAAGGATGCAGAAACTTGTATCAAAGGACAAGGAACCCATAACACCATTTATTGACCGGGTGAAGGAACTGAGAAATGAACATGGAATTTCCACCATCATGGTAATGGGAGGATCAGGGGACTACTTCGAAGTTGCAGACACAGTTATAATGATGGACAACTACGTGCCCCACGATGTAACAGAACTTGCCATGGATGTAAGGAAGGAAATACCAATAAACAGGAAAATTGAAACCAGCTCTAAATTCGGTTATAAAAAGAGATGCCCATTATCAGGATGTTTAAAACCATTTAAAGGGAAAAGGTTGAAGCTGGATGCACGTGGAAAAACTATGATAACGTTTGGAAATGAACTAGTAGAATTATCACATGTTGAACAGATAGTAGATACCAGCCAAACACGCGCAATTGCATATGCAATGAACTACATCTCACCTAAATACTTAAATGGAGAAATGTCCATGGAAAACATTATGAAAGAGTTAAAAAAGGATATTGAAACAAATGGACTGGATTACCTCGCACCCTCAGGACGAAAATATCCAAACAACCTATCAAAACCCAGAATATTTGAAATAGCAGCAGCATTAAACCGTATAAGAACATTCAAAGTCCGAAGCTGTCAATGA
- a CDS encoding DUF998 domain-containing protein, translating into MTNNNSRDSYQKHQKIFALCGIVAPILFTVLVIIESLLRPGYSQILNDVSDLGLGPYALIQNISFMVFGLLSIGFAMGLGANLPNRAGKAVKWLVTVFGLCIILAGVTLLSAPGDVTYAKDVVSHGLVSAVAFLLIIIAMFLTWLALRNSNNDIWGHYRLFSLICGLFSIITLVILSYTQFYSYHGASERLFIAVWMIWIEGTGLKLYSLSNS; encoded by the coding sequence ATGACCAATAATAATTCACGTGATTCGTATCAGAAACATCAGAAGATATTTGCCCTTTGTGGGATCGTTGCCCCAATTCTTTTCACAGTTCTTGTAATTATAGAAAGTCTTTTAAGGCCAGGTTACAGCCAGATATTAAACGATGTTAGTGATCTTGGTTTAGGGCCCTATGCATTAATTCAAAATATAAGTTTCATGGTATTTGGTCTATTATCAATTGGCTTTGCCATGGGTCTTGGTGCTAATTTACCAAATCGCGCTGGAAAAGCAGTTAAATGGTTAGTTACAGTGTTTGGATTGTGTATAATACTGGCAGGTGTTACATTGTTGTCTGCTCCAGGCGATGTAACTTATGCTAAAGATGTTGTATCCCACGGCTTGGTAAGTGCCGTAGCATTCTTATTAATTATAATAGCAATGTTTTTAACCTGGCTCGCGTTAAGAAATAGTAATAATGACATATGGGGACATTATAGGTTGTTTTCCCTCATATGTGGCTTATTTTCGATAATTACACTTGTAATACTATCATACACCCAATTCTATTCCTATCACGGAGCTTCTGAAAGGCTGTTCATTGCTGTGTGGATGATATGGATTGAAGGAACCGGATTAAAACTCTATTCATTATCAAACTCATAA
- a CDS encoding nitroreductase family protein, producing MNVSDALKSRFTCRSFKQKPVSREKITEILEEALHAPSWANTQPWEIYVANAEKLDKIRAEYLEYFDQDKPRNPDVALARTWPDKYQKRIRDLADEMYNHLKISGTDEKERNASWRSNFEFFNAPAVIYLCMNQELGEWSMFDMGAISQSIMLAATEAGLDSAPAINLVVHPEILRSELDIPMELSIVLGIALGYKNDEAPQSSFKSSRRSLEEVVKYYE from the coding sequence ATGAATGTTTCAGATGCATTAAAATCTCGTTTTACATGCAGATCTTTTAAACAGAAACCTGTGTCACGAGAGAAGATCACAGAAATTTTGGAAGAGGCCCTTCATGCTCCTTCCTGGGCAAATACACAACCATGGGAAATTTATGTTGCCAATGCTGAAAAGCTTGATAAAATCAGGGCTGAATATCTGGAGTATTTCGATCAAGACAAACCCAGAAATCCTGACGTGGCACTGGCAAGAACTTGGCCAGATAAATATCAAAAAAGGATAAGGGATCTTGCAGATGAGATGTACAACCACCTGAAAATTTCAGGGACTGATGAGAAGGAAAGAAATGCCAGTTGGAGAAGCAACTTCGAATTTTTCAATGCACCTGCTGTTATCTACCTCTGCATGAACCAAGAACTGGGTGAATGGTCAATGTTTGATATGGGAGCAATTTCCCAAAGCATTATGCTCGCTGCAACAGAAGCAGGTTTGGATTCAGCCCCTGCAATAAATCTGGTTGTGCATCCAGAAATACTGCGAAGTGAACTCGACATTCCAATGGAACTTTCAATAGTGTTGGGAATTGCACTGGGCTACAAAAATGATGAAGCACCACAGAGCAGTTTCAAAAGTTCAAGAAGATCCTTGGAAGAGGTAGTTAAATACTACGAATAA
- a CDS encoding histidine kinase N-terminal 7TM domain-containing protein, translating into MEFQYITYSLLLIFSSLISIFLSWSAWKRRKVNGALYLCLLFIFVTEWSLTSALEISSTDVMFKIVYAKLSYIGMILIPPLWFLFTLDYTQNQEVIKKPRVIILFLIPIFIIYLALTNDWHGLIWPNITALYTAEGLFLIYQHGPAAIFSAIYSFILILAGLVMVGQNLFKTSHLYQKQAMLIFLAALIPLLSNSIYITNLYPFYFDPTPLAITISGILIVWSIFWYKLLDIMPPAYKGLFESMKNGVVVLDTYERIMDLNPAAEKMLGLDKYCIGQEARDKLEIWDKIAPNGRNDGSTDLKLNNSKNMWIEVQFTPVYSSGLFSGWIYIFEDITKRKGIENRIAKSEKKYRELADLLPQTVFETDENAKLTFMNVYGFLMFGYTQKHLDEGLNILELIIEEERSISKGKVTEVLNGNGSGDEYTAKKWDGSLFPIIIHSNPIFNRGVFEGFRGIIIDISDIKDAEEKIMDSLKEKEVLLQEIHHRVKNNMQIISSLLSLQANHTDNEETVEILKESRGRVKSMAMIHEKLYHGQNIGKLNMVEYLNNLVRDVVRFYSTPSSNIDMDVDVEDIKLNIDTAIPMGLMVNEIVSNSTKYAFPNKNGIITLKLKYVDDYYLLYVSDNGIGLPEDLNIHESSTLGLKLINSLAIQLEGELEIKSNNGTSFLLKFKELKYNERL; encoded by the coding sequence ATGGAATTTCAGTACATCACCTACTCACTACTGTTAATATTCAGTTCATTAATTAGTATTTTTTTGTCTTGGAGTGCTTGGAAAAGGCGAAAAGTTAATGGTGCCCTTTATCTTTGTCTACTTTTCATATTTGTGACTGAATGGTCACTTACTAGTGCATTGGAAATTTCCTCAACAGATGTAATGTTCAAGATTGTCTACGCAAAACTGAGTTACATAGGAATGATTCTGATACCTCCACTTTGGTTTCTGTTCACACTAGATTACACCCAAAACCAGGAAGTAATAAAAAAGCCCAGGGTAATTATTTTATTCTTAATTCCAATTTTCATCATTTATCTGGCCCTGACCAACGATTGGCACGGGCTTATCTGGCCCAATATAACTGCCCTTTACACTGCAGAGGGATTGTTTTTAATTTATCAACACGGTCCTGCTGCAATTTTCTCAGCAATATACTCCTTCATCCTGATACTTGCCGGTCTTGTCATGGTGGGGCAGAATTTATTTAAAACCTCACATTTATATCAAAAACAGGCCATGCTGATATTTTTAGCAGCTTTAATACCTTTGCTCAGTAATTCTATTTATATAACCAACTTATATCCATTCTATTTTGATCCAACTCCTCTTGCCATAACAATATCAGGAATTCTCATTGTCTGGAGCATTTTCTGGTACAAACTCCTCGATATAATGCCACCAGCTTACAAAGGACTTTTTGAGAGCATGAAAAATGGAGTTGTTGTTTTAGACACCTACGAAAGAATAATGGACCTCAATCCAGCTGCTGAAAAAATGCTTGGTTTAGATAAGTACTGTATCGGACAGGAAGCCCGGGATAAATTGGAAATATGGGATAAAATAGCACCAAATGGAAGAAATGATGGTTCTACTGATTTAAAGTTGAACAACTCCAAAAATATGTGGATAGAAGTTCAATTTACCCCTGTTTACAGTAGTGGATTATTTTCAGGTTGGATCTACATATTCGAAGATATCACCAAGAGAAAGGGTATTGAGAACAGAATCGCCAAATCTGAGAAGAAGTACCGGGAACTGGCAGATCTGCTTCCCCAAACAGTTTTTGAAACAGATGAAAATGCCAAGTTAACCTTCATGAATGTTTATGGTTTTTTGATGTTTGGTTACACCCAGAAACATCTTGATGAAGGTCTCAATATATTGGAACTGATAATAGAAGAAGAAAGATCCATATCAAAGGGAAAAGTAACCGAAGTTCTCAATGGAAATGGTTCTGGTGATGAGTACACTGCAAAGAAATGGGATGGAAGTCTCTTTCCAATCATCATTCATTCAAACCCCATTTTTAACAGGGGAGTATTTGAAGGGTTCAGGGGTATCATCATAGATATTTCTGATATCAAGGATGCAGAAGAAAAAATTATGGATTCACTGAAGGAGAAGGAAGTTCTGCTTCAAGAAATTCACCATCGAGTGAAAAATAATATGCAGATCATTTCAAGCCTCCTGTCACTTCAGGCCAACCACACCGACAACGAAGAAACAGTGGAAATTCTTAAAGAAAGTAGGGGTCGTGTTAAATCCATGGCCATGATACACGAAAAACTTTACCACGGTCAAAACATCGGCAAGTTAAACATGGTAGAATACTTAAACAATTTGGTGCGTGACGTAGTAAGATTCTACTCCACTCCTTCCTCTAACATAGACATGGATGTGGATGTCGAAGACATCAAACTAAACATTGACACTGCAATACCCATGGGTTTAATGGTAAACGAAATTGTATCAAACTCCACAAAATACGCATTTCCAAATAAAAACGGCATAATTACTCTTAAACTTAAATATGTGGATGATTATTATTTATTATACGTATCAGATAATGGAATAGGGTTACCTGAAGATTTAAATATCCATGAGTCATCAACCCTCGGTTTGAAACTCATTAACAGTTTAGCAATACAGCTTGAAGGTGAACTTGAAATAAAATCCAACAACGGAACATCATTTCTTTTAAAATTTAAAGAATTAAAATACAACGAACGATTGTGA
- a CDS encoding nitroreductase family protein: MDVFEAIESRRSIRKYLTKEVEQDKIDKILESARIAPSAANRQEWKFVVVKDQQSRDKLVDACMGQKFVAQAPVFIAACSTESEKVMPCGQYAYSVDLSIALSFMILEATELGLGTCWLGAFKEDEVKSILNIPEEVRLVGLTTLGYSDESPDKRPRKSFEEVVTYEKW; encoded by the coding sequence ATGGATGTATTTGAAGCAATAGAATCTAGGAGAAGCATTAGAAAATATCTTACAAAGGAAGTTGAACAGGATAAAATAGATAAGATCCTTGAATCTGCAAGGATAGCACCCTCTGCAGCCAACAGACAGGAATGGAAATTTGTGGTTGTAAAGGATCAACAAAGTAGGGATAAGCTTGTGGATGCTTGTATGGGACAGAAATTCGTTGCCCAGGCACCTGTATTTATTGCTGCATGTTCCACAGAATCTGAAAAGGTCATGCCTTGCGGACAGTACGCTTACTCTGTTGATCTCTCCATAGCATTATCTTTCATGATCCTCGAAGCAACAGAACTGGGACTTGGCACATGTTGGCTTGGAGCCTTCAAAGAGGACGAAGTAAAATCCATCCTGAACATTCCAGAAGAAGTAAGGTTGGTGGGACTCACGACACTGGGATACTCCGATGAAAGTCCTGATAAACGTCCAAGAAAATCATTTGAAGAAGTTGTAACCTATGAAAAATGGTAA
- a CDS encoding CARDB domain-containing protein: MKKLVFIFVFVVMLMVVNPVSAGTHKQMKLSNNSSCDVVLKDVKTDPVIFRNKTIKISSTLSNLGKSSCKEFYMDYFLKSADTGQNVYIGSIHIGGLGSLESRVVNSSFNLPKTLKNAEYYVRIVLDSTNVLNETNKTNNVVYSQKKLSLVTGRPVYITSDHIKNNTADNSKVDAIMKGLQKKGLYAVNYGLGPNKHYSVLKNIKVPDNALIVNIYGGACAGTIWEMAQPYYKKALGSRKVFSIWINTNVNIKTVKFLKRASDDNDTPQYGKKGGFPQFQDTNHNGKFEPNLGEKDGLSNPGKLLDNNGYKYLYQQDGNVEKIVEAIYNQANN; encoded by the coding sequence ATGAAAAAATTAGTGTTCATATTCGTATTCGTTGTTATGTTGATGGTGGTAAACCCAGTTAGTGCTGGGACTCATAAACAAATGAAACTATCAAACAACTCATCTTGTGATGTTGTGTTAAAGGATGTTAAAACTGATCCAGTTATTTTTAGAAATAAAACCATTAAAATTTCAAGCACACTAAGTAATTTGGGTAAAAGTTCTTGTAAAGAGTTTTATATGGATTATTTCCTTAAATCAGCTGATACTGGTCAAAATGTTTATATTGGAAGCATTCATATTGGTGGATTGGGATCTTTGGAATCTCGTGTTGTTAATTCTTCATTCAACCTCCCAAAAACCCTTAAAAATGCTGAATATTACGTTCGAATTGTTTTAGACAGCACAAATGTTCTGAATGAAACAAATAAAACTAACAACGTGGTTTACAGCCAAAAAAAATTGAGTTTGGTAACAGGAAGGCCGGTTTACATAACAAGTGATCACATAAAAAACAACACCGCCGATAATTCCAAGGTGGATGCAATAATGAAAGGCCTTCAAAAAAAGGGATTGTACGCAGTGAACTATGGTTTAGGACCTAACAAACATTACAGTGTACTTAAAAATATTAAAGTCCCCGATAATGCCCTAATAGTAAATATTTATGGAGGTGCATGTGCAGGTACAATCTGGGAAATGGCACAGCCCTACTACAAAAAGGCCCTTGGTTCAAGGAAGGTTTTTTCCATATGGATAAATACAAATGTAAATATAAAAACAGTTAAATTCTTAAAAAGAGCATCTGATGACAATGATACTCCACAGTATGGGAAAAAGGGTGGTTTTCCACAGTTTCAAGACACCAACCACAATGGAAAATTTGAACCAAATCTGGGTGAAAAGGACGGACTATCAAATCCAGGAAAGCTATTGGACAACAACGGATATAAATACCTCTACCAGCAAGATGGAAACGTGGAAAAGATAGTTGAGGCCATATACAACCAGGCCAACAACTAG
- a CDS encoding Ig-like domain-containing protein: protein MILLSNINHSDAYQLNSSTPQVNSVNPGNNSIIPKSQAIKLTFSKSIKLNKNSITLKNMDGKLISTNNKVSGKSLILTPVNQLKPGKYYLALGKGAVTDSYKNGNSNYKSCFTISPISLAQMKDGKSRVERFYAVNHRLPNYVSFGSKKIMINDFEKLLTTQNLKLNKTSSVKTYSITRQVGCIAYNISLSNKVVSSTSKCSCGACGDYVYHTSTYKNYCPNCGRYETLVWNPKGVYEGEWTCSYCDCDYCSACGKEKVHNHPKHLIKA from the coding sequence ATGATCTTATTATCCAACATCAATCATTCTGATGCATATCAATTGAACAGTTCAACACCCCAAGTTAACTCTGTAAACCCTGGGAACAATTCAATTATCCCTAAAAGTCAAGCCATTAAACTTACTTTTTCTAAATCAATTAAACTCAATAAAAATTCCATTACACTAAAAAATATGGATGGAAAACTTATTTCAACCAACAATAAAGTTAGTGGAAAATCACTCATCTTAACCCCTGTAAACCAACTCAAACCAGGCAAGTACTACCTTGCACTTGGCAAAGGTGCAGTTACAGATTCATATAAAAATGGAAATTCCAATTATAAATCTTGTTTCACCATATCCCCAATTTCTTTAGCACAAATGAAGGATGGAAAATCCCGGGTCGAAAGATTTTATGCCGTAAATCATAGGCTTCCAAACTACGTGAGCTTTGGTTCAAAAAAGATCATGATCAATGATTTTGAGAAGTTACTCACAACTCAAAATTTAAAGTTGAACAAAACATCCAGTGTTAAAACCTACAGCATCACCAGGCAAGTGGGTTGTATAGCCTACAACATTTCCCTATCCAACAAAGTAGTTTCATCAACATCCAAATGTTCCTGTGGAGCATGTGGAGATTACGTGTACCATACCAGTACCTATAAAAATTACTGTCCAAACTGCGGAAGGTACGAAACACTAGTATGGAATCCTAAAGGCGTTTATGAAGGAGAATGGACCTGCAGTTACTGTGATTGTGATTACTGTTCAGCATGCGGAAAAGAAAAGGTGCACAACCATCCAAAACATCTGATCAAAGCCTAG
- a CDS encoding class I SAM-dependent methyltransferase encodes METGSGWKQFVGKQTPSTVELNGLFFNKVPTETKVVDFGCAWGRVGFELQKKGYHVCGFDINEHSIEYASEQAKKTNNKYPGKIDFITADALNLPYETNYFGACIMQAFLTTVTNPEARNEVITEAWRVLAPGGILYLADFGQNWNNPIYKARYLRDYSSTGEKGTFFVTEDGKEGGKELFLVHHYTLEELKQLLKNRFAIETTLSTTFKTFHGNNTLGYIIVAKKI; translated from the coding sequence ATGGAAACAGGTAGCGGATGGAAACAGTTTGTTGGTAAACAAACCCCTTCTACAGTAGAACTTAATGGGCTATTCTTTAACAAGGTTCCAACTGAAACCAAAGTCGTGGATTTTGGATGTGCATGGGGTAGAGTCGGATTTGAACTCCAAAAAAAGGGATACCATGTATGTGGATTTGATATCAATGAACATTCAATTGAGTACGCATCAGAACAAGCAAAGAAAACCAACAATAAATATCCTGGAAAAATAGATTTCATAACGGCAGATGCTTTAAATTTACCATATGAAACGAATTATTTTGGTGCATGTATAATGCAGGCTTTTTTAACCACTGTTACCAATCCTGAGGCTAGAAATGAAGTTATAACGGAAGCTTGGAGGGTTCTCGCACCTGGTGGAATACTCTACCTTGCAGATTTCGGACAGAACTGGAACAATCCCATTTACAAAGCAAGGTACCTGCGAGATTATTCATCAACTGGAGAAAAGGGAACATTTTTTGTGACTGAAGATGGTAAAGAAGGAGGAAAAGAACTTTTTTTAGTTCATCACTACACATTGGAAGAACTGAAACAGCTCCTAAAAAATCGGTTCGCCATAGAAACAACCCTGAGTACAACCTTTAAAACATTTCATGGTAACAACACCCTGGGCTACATCATCGTGGCCAAAAAAATCTAA
- a CDS encoding low temperature requirement protein A, whose protein sequence is MKLRKDFITVPILRYKGDRTDEKHADWLELLFDLIFVAAISRLALNLSDSYNLITFLESLPLFFAIWWGWAGHTFYLDRFGTDDIFSRIVTMLQMVAVASLAVNVKDALTTSGAGFAISYAMLRFILVAEYIWVGRKLPQASPLTNRYSLGFGLAATIWLISAFVPDPYRFVLWGVALLIDFLTPFTAGEIHINFPPHPTHLPERFGLFSIIVIGEAILSLEVAVSNIGTAFITELMGLMGLIIAFSLWWGYFEEAEGAEERVQDRGDQIAKYQLWLYSHFPFMLGVVGAAAGIKHVISLPFGFELASSDTWLMCLSLALALISISLIFISSFKWEDCRRRVLLNYRMPYYLVIALVIATGFLSTVVSGFTVLLILTILCIINVIISLRETPEAVCQL, encoded by the coding sequence ATGAAGCTTAGAAAAGATTTCATCACTGTACCGATTTTAAGATACAAAGGTGATCGTACGGATGAAAAACATGCCGACTGGCTAGAACTTCTGTTTGATCTGATTTTTGTTGCTGCTATTTCAAGGCTTGCTTTGAATTTGAGCGACAGCTACAACTTGATAACCTTCTTAGAATCATTACCCCTTTTCTTTGCAATTTGGTGGGGCTGGGCTGGCCATACATTTTATCTTGACAGATTTGGTACCGATGACATTTTCAGCAGAATAGTTACCATGTTACAGATGGTTGCCGTTGCATCGTTGGCTGTTAACGTTAAAGACGCTTTAACAACTTCGGGTGCAGGGTTTGCAATTTCATATGCAATGCTGAGATTTATTTTGGTGGCAGAGTATATTTGGGTTGGGAGAAAATTACCACAGGCAAGTCCACTCACCAACAGGTATTCCTTAGGATTTGGTTTGGCAGCAACTATTTGGCTTATATCTGCATTTGTTCCTGATCCATACAGATTTGTTCTGTGGGGAGTTGCTCTACTTATTGATTTCTTAACACCGTTCACTGCTGGGGAAATTCACATCAACTTCCCACCCCACCCAACCCATCTTCCTGAGAGGTTTGGTTTGTTCAGCATAATAGTGATTGGTGAGGCAATTTTAAGTCTTGAAGTTGCTGTGAGCAACATAGGAACCGCCTTCATCACCGAACTCATGGGTTTGATGGGATTGATAATAGCCTTTTCACTGTGGTGGGGATACTTCGAAGAAGCTGAGGGTGCTGAAGAAAGGGTTCAAGATAGGGGAGATCAAATTGCCAAGTATCAGTTGTGGTTATACTCACATTTTCCTTTCATGCTGGGAGTGGTGGGTGCGGCCGCGGGAATTAAGCATGTGATAAGTTTACCCTTTGGATTTGAACTTGCTTCATCAGACACGTGGTTGATGTGTTTATCACTAGCATTAGCCCTGATATCCATAAGTTTAATCTTCATTTCATCATTTAAATGGGAAGATTGCAGGAGAAGAGTACTTTTAAACTACAGAATGCCCTACTACCTAGTAATAGCCCTGGTGATTGCAACAGGATTTTTAAGTACGGTTGTATCCGGCTTTACAGTACTCCTCATCTTAACAATTCTATGCATAATAAACGTTATAATTTCCCTCAGGGAAACACCTGAAGCAGTTTGTCAACTCTAA
- a CDS encoding RQC domain-containing protein: MPFMICKNCDVYYEIADKNLVEDIKTCQCGTKMNYYEKLEDYLNLKLQKSVSEPSIEKLTSDYESALSRMILMSLKQVPVQLGIKRLMLVLKGSSSPFIFKYKINQLETYGILNNFSEEDLRYMVDVLIERGFIESEYLSQYEGSTLKCTVEGQEFLNGTETISLGFVKRN; the protein is encoded by the coding sequence ATGCCCTTTATGATATGTAAAAACTGTGATGTGTACTACGAGATAGCTGACAAGAATCTCGTGGAGGATATTAAAACATGCCAGTGCGGCACTAAAATGAACTACTACGAAAAACTCGAAGATTACCTGAATTTAAAGCTTCAAAAATCAGTATCAGAACCATCCATTGAAAAATTAACTTCGGACTACGAGTCAGCACTTTCAAGAATGATACTGATGAGTCTGAAACAGGTTCCAGTTCAACTGGGTATCAAACGTTTAATGCTTGTTTTAAAGGGGAGTAGTTCACCATTTATTTTTAAATACAAAATCAACCAACTGGAAACCTATGGAATCTTAAATAATTTTTCAGAGGAAGACTTGAGGTACATGGTAGATGTGTTGATTGAGAGGGGATTCATTGAATCGGAATATTTATCTCAGTACGAAGGTTCAACCCTTAAATGTACAGTTGAAGGTCAGGAATTTCTAAATGGTACTGAAACAATCAGCTTAGGTTTTGTAAAAAGAAATTAA